In Betaproteobacteria bacterium, a genomic segment contains:
- a CDS encoding DUF47 family protein codes for MEKSRIVEALGEEGLRLPALLNEALSANDRAKYLFTVLQVAQGHADHPGSAAPELRAEREAAGLAAAGFDEVAACATRIGDGRYFMPGVDRLCTRLLAEVDAMLAPLKASGDDVAAFDERRQRLSGLPWCGTDEQITSDQIVALTSGGQDGTDSVHRLVMDMHKALNGLQVRVSSEIIDGAHAYGIAPGDRPLVAAFMRGVNRTASVKFDHPGLGTTATRSGDRLVLQNDIGTTDAHVLVVHVEANRVTLTYTDVHMQRLMFFQGLFDARRVRWEDTLSRNDRSMKDGVYHLCIGTYTAGSAAEIEDYLAFMGSRLVFLIDWNRARKRLRLLLPRKEVAELLKWAADNDHGHMAFLRAGGEQMIFDSLAFVSRTPSSFGARLDDVLGRDAAVKFMRYVMRTCAQGLQGGRPEGLVRDEVRAELVSYFRSAQESVLDIAAEHAAFALEIASGIRDALLNAGAADAAEEFARNARRAKAWEHRADEFVNTARAQARHSERAQSYRDLIEVADDIVDELEEAAFHLALMPHDLRGEPLYAALRPLAAISVESVQEYLKAVETARTLHRGSPREDTQDFLEAIHRIMTLERRSDEVHRAAKILVPAQPGDFGSLYGFVECARNLEAATDALMHTALQLRDAVLGELVVQ; via the coding sequence ATGGAAAAATCGCGGATCGTCGAAGCGCTGGGTGAGGAAGGCTTGCGCCTGCCTGCGTTGCTGAACGAGGCGCTGTCGGCCAACGACCGCGCGAAGTACCTGTTTACCGTCCTGCAGGTCGCGCAGGGCCATGCGGACCATCCGGGCAGCGCCGCGCCTGAATTGCGCGCCGAGCGCGAGGCGGCGGGGCTGGCCGCGGCGGGGTTCGACGAGGTCGCGGCCTGCGCAACGCGGATCGGGGATGGCCGCTACTTCATGCCGGGCGTGGATCGCCTTTGCACGCGCCTGCTGGCCGAGGTCGATGCGATGCTCGCGCCGCTGAAGGCCTCCGGCGACGACGTGGCTGCATTCGACGAGCGCCGCCAGCGCCTGTCCGGACTGCCCTGGTGCGGCACGGACGAGCAGATCACCAGCGACCAGATCGTTGCGCTCACCTCGGGCGGACAGGACGGCACCGACAGCGTCCATCGCCTGGTGATGGACATGCACAAGGCCCTGAACGGGCTGCAGGTGCGCGTCTCGTCCGAGATCATCGACGGCGCCCATGCCTACGGGATCGCGCCGGGCGACCGGCCGCTGGTGGCGGCCTTCATGCGCGGCGTGAACCGCACGGCATCCGTCAAGTTCGACCACCCGGGCCTGGGCACCACGGCCACGCGCTCGGGCGATCGGCTGGTGCTTCAGAACGACATCGGCACGACGGATGCGCACGTCCTCGTGGTGCACGTCGAGGCCAATCGCGTCACGCTCACCTACACCGACGTGCACATGCAGCGGCTCATGTTCTTCCAGGGGCTCTTCGACGCGCGCCGTGTCCGCTGGGAGGACACGCTCTCGCGCAACGACCGGAGCATGAAGGACGGCGTGTACCACCTGTGCATCGGCACCTACACGGCCGGGAGCGCCGCGGAGATCGAGGACTACCTCGCCTTCATGGGCTCGCGGCTCGTCTTCCTCATCGACTGGAACCGCGCGAGGAAGCGCCTGCGGCTGCTGCTGCCCAGGAAGGAGGTGGCGGAGCTGCTCAAGTGGGCGGCCGACAACGACCACGGGCACATGGCTTTCCTGCGTGCCGGCGGGGAGCAGATGATCTTCGATTCGCTGGCGTTCGTCTCCCGGACGCCGTCTTCCTTCGGCGCGCGGCTGGACGACGTGCTGGGCCGCGACGCCGCCGTGAAGTTCATGCGCTACGTCATGCGCACCTGCGCGCAGGGCCTTCAGGGCGGGCGTCCCGAGGGCCTCGTGCGCGACGAGGTGCGCGCGGAGCTGGTGAGCTACTTCCGGTCGGCGCAGGAAAGCGTCCTCGACATCGCCGCCGAGCACGCCGCCTTCGCCCTCGAGATCGCGAGCGGGATCCGCGACGCGCTCCTGAATGCGGGTGCTGCGGACGCGGCCGAGGAGTTCGCGCGAAACGCCCGCCGCGCCAAGGCCTGGGAACACCGCGCCGACGAATTCGTGAACACCGCGCGCGCGCAGGCGCGCCATTCCGAGCGCGCGCAGTCCTACCGCGACCTGATCGAGGTGGCCGACGACATCGTGGATGAACTCGAGGAGGCCGCGTTCCACCTGGCGCTCATGCCCCATGACTTGCGCGGCGAGCCGCTGTACGCGGCGCTTCGCCCCCTGGCCGCCATTTCGGTCGAGAGCGTGCAGGAGTACCTCAAGGCCGTGGAGACCGCGCGCACGCTGCACCGCGGAAGCCCGCGCGAGGACACGCAGGATTTCCTGGAAGCCATCCATCGCATCATGACCCTCGAGCGGCGCAGCGACGAGGTCCACCGGGCCGCCAAGATCCTTGTCCCGGCGCAGCCGGGCGACTTTGGCAGTCTCTACGGGTTCGTCGAGTGCGCGCGTAACCTCGAGGCAGCGACGGACGCGCTGATGCACACGGCGCTGCAGCTTCGCGATGCGGTCCTTGGCGAGCTGGTGGTCCAATGA
- a CDS encoding gamma-glutamyl-gamma-aminobutyrate hydrolase family protein gives MHPLKIGISARLLYPDPQRTFLPTKTVQYLEQSVASWVMSGQVLAFMVPEMSLSSPHLPANVTVKDYVDALDGLVLQGGADIAPESYGETPLNPAWSGDRVRDRYEIELFEETVRQGKPVFGICRGCQLINVALGGTLYQDINTQVPETLLHRCDKRYEDNFHAMRVIEGSWLSAVYPGAAITRVNTIHHQSVKALGRGLVVEAVSEPDGIVEAMRWEGPSFVLGVQWHPEFMDPSDAALLDGKPLQAAFLAACRSRKTTGNPSPVTAVMAA, from the coding sequence ATGCATCCACTGAAAATCGGGATTTCCGCCCGGCTCCTCTACCCGGATCCGCAGCGCACCTTCCTGCCCACGAAGACGGTGCAGTACCTCGAGCAATCCGTCGCCAGCTGGGTGATGTCGGGCCAGGTGCTGGCCTTCATGGTGCCGGAGATGAGCCTTTCGTCTCCGCACCTGCCGGCCAACGTCACGGTGAAGGACTACGTCGATGCGCTCGACGGCCTGGTCCTGCAGGGAGGAGCGGACATAGCGCCGGAATCCTATGGCGAGACGCCCCTCAATCCGGCGTGGTCCGGGGACCGCGTCCGCGACCGCTACGAGATCGAACTCTTCGAGGAGACGGTCCGCCAGGGCAAGCCCGTGTTCGGCATCTGCCGCGGCTGCCAGCTCATCAACGTGGCCCTGGGGGGCACGCTCTACCAGGACATCAACACGCAGGTGCCGGAGACGCTCCTGCACCGCTGCGACAAGCGCTACGAGGACAACTTCCACGCCATGCGCGTCATCGAAGGAAGCTGGCTCTCCGCGGTGTACCCGGGCGCCGCGATCACGCGCGTCAACACCATCCACCACCAGTCGGTGAAGGCCCTCGGCCGGGGCCTCGTCGTCGAGGCCGTCAGCGAGCCCGACGGCATCGTGGAGGCCATGCGCTGGGAGGGCCCGAGCTTCGTGCTGGGCGTGCAATGGCACCCCGAATTCATGGATCCGTCCGACGCGGCGCTGCTCGACGGCAAGCCGCTGCAGGCCGCGTTCCTGGCCGCCTGCCGCAGCCGCAAGACGACCGGCAATCCCTCGCCCGTGACTGCCGTCATGGCTGCCTGA
- a CDS encoding aldehyde dehydrogenase family protein, producing the protein MPTLRITNPANGKPVASLPADDAASVKAKFAAARAAQPAWARTPLKKRLAAIAKFRALVIAQTEELAAILTTEVGKPISQSRNELKGLIGRLDFFLEETARTLRPRKVAGAKGGAMQEVIGHEPLGVVANVSAWNYPYYVGANVFVPALATGNAVLYKPSEFATLTGLAIARMLHESGIPDDVFIPVIGTGEVGAALVKQPVDGVFFTGSYGTGKRIAQAVRGRMIRLQLELGGKDPVYVCEDVDVAAAAAGIADGAFYNTGQSCCSVERIYVHEAVFEAFLAAFVKEVKGFKSGDPQAEATYIGPLTRAPQLKVLEQQVADAKRKGAKILAGGRRVKAKGHWFEPTVMVNVDHSMSVMREESFGPIIGLMPVKDDAEAVRLMNDTDYGLTAGVYTRDRKRAQRVLAQVHAGSVYWNCCDRVSPRLPWSGVGHSGIGLTLSTHGIEAFTRTKAWHLKTP; encoded by the coding sequence ATGCCCACGCTGAGAATCACCAACCCCGCCAACGGCAAGCCCGTCGCCTCCCTCCCCGCCGACGACGCCGCGAGCGTCAAGGCGAAATTCGCCGCCGCGCGCGCCGCGCAGCCCGCGTGGGCGAGGACGCCGCTGAAGAAGCGGCTCGCGGCAATCGCGAAGTTCCGCGCCCTCGTCATCGCGCAGACCGAAGAACTCGCCGCCATCCTCACCACCGAGGTCGGCAAGCCCATCTCGCAGTCCAGGAACGAGCTGAAGGGCCTCATCGGCCGCCTCGATTTCTTCCTGGAGGAAACCGCCCGCACGCTCAGGCCCCGCAAGGTGGCCGGCGCGAAGGGCGGCGCGATGCAGGAAGTGATCGGCCACGAGCCGCTCGGCGTCGTCGCCAATGTCTCGGCCTGGAACTACCCGTACTACGTCGGCGCCAACGTGTTCGTCCCCGCGCTCGCCACGGGCAACGCGGTTCTCTACAAGCCGTCCGAATTCGCGACCCTCACCGGCCTCGCCATCGCGCGGATGCTGCACGAGAGCGGAATTCCCGACGACGTCTTCATCCCCGTCATCGGCACGGGCGAGGTCGGCGCGGCGCTCGTGAAGCAGCCCGTGGACGGCGTCTTCTTCACCGGCTCCTACGGGACCGGCAAGCGCATCGCCCAGGCCGTGCGCGGGCGCATGATCCGCCTGCAGCTCGAGCTCGGCGGCAAGGACCCGGTGTACGTCTGCGAGGACGTGGACGTGGCGGCCGCCGCGGCGGGAATCGCCGATGGCGCGTTCTACAACACCGGCCAGAGCTGCTGCTCGGTCGAGCGCATCTACGTTCACGAGGCCGTCTTCGAGGCCTTCCTCGCCGCCTTCGTGAAAGAGGTGAAGGGATTCAAGTCGGGCGACCCGCAGGCGGAGGCGACGTACATCGGCCCGCTCACCCGCGCGCCGCAGCTGAAGGTGCTCGAGCAGCAGGTGGCGGATGCGAAGCGCAAGGGCGCGAAGATACTCGCCGGCGGCCGGCGCGTGAAGGCGAAGGGCCACTGGTTCGAGCCCACCGTGATGGTGAACGTGGATCACTCGATGAGCGTGATGCGCGAGGAGAGTTTCGGCCCGATCATCGGCCTCATGCCGGTCAAGGACGACGCCGAGGCCGTTCGCCTCATGAACGACACGGACTACGGCCTGACTGCCGGCGTCTACACGAGGGACCGCAAGCGGGCGCAGCGGGTCCTTGCGCAGGTGCACGCGGGAAGCGTGTACTGGAACTGCTGCGACCGCGTGAGCCCGCGCCTGCCCTGGTCCGGCGTCGGGCATTCCGGCATCGGGCTCACCCTTTCCACCCATGGCATCGAGGCCTTCACGCGCACCAAGGCGTGGCATCTCAAGACCCCCTGA
- a CDS encoding NAAT family transporter yields the protein METELAALLRTAFVALAALLPITNPPGNAPIFLSLTRAMDEPGRRAMARRVGLNCLVLLVAAAYVGNYVLAFFDISLAVVRVGGGLLVAATAWRLLAAEGEASGDAPGSTREASPEEVAGRAFYPLSFPITVGPGSISIAITLGASLPARGAARLSSSLGLLAGIWVASLAIWLAYRYASHLVRLLGTSGTAVFLRLSAFILLCIGVQICWDGIAELLAPWRPAMR from the coding sequence TTGGAAACGGAACTCGCCGCCCTGCTCCGGACCGCATTCGTGGCGCTGGCCGCGCTGCTGCCGATCACGAATCCGCCGGGCAACGCGCCCATCTTCCTGTCGCTCACGCGCGCCATGGACGAACCGGGACGCCGGGCCATGGCCAGGCGCGTGGGGCTGAACTGCCTCGTGCTGCTCGTTGCCGCCGCGTATGTCGGCAACTACGTGCTCGCGTTCTTCGACATTTCCCTGGCCGTGGTGCGCGTAGGCGGCGGGCTCCTCGTGGCGGCGACGGCATGGCGTCTGCTCGCAGCCGAAGGCGAGGCGAGCGGCGACGCGCCCGGCTCGACCCGCGAGGCCTCCCCCGAGGAAGTGGCGGGCCGCGCGTTCTATCCCCTGTCCTTCCCGATCACCGTGGGCCCGGGCTCGATCTCGATTGCGATCACGCTGGGCGCAAGCCTGCCCGCGCGTGGCGCTGCACGCCTTTCCTCCTCCCTGGGACTGCTCGCAGGCATCTGGGTGGCCTCACTGGCAATCTGGCTCGCCTACCGCTACGCCTCGCACCTCGTGCGGCTGCTGGGCACGTCGGGGACGGCCGTGTTCCTGCGGCTCTCGGCTTTCATCCTGCTCTGCATCGGCGTGCAGATCTGCTGGGATGGCATCGCGGAACTGCTCGCGCCCTGGCGTCCGGCGATGCGGTGA
- a CDS encoding SDR family oxidoreductase encodes MTQLQGKVAVVTGGAGSLGLAAVRALLEDGARVALVDLDALRLDTLSRFLRGDRIVVAADVTDAFAVRAAHERVRAEFGPVDILVNAAGATSEAVVAAIDEAAWRRTLGARLDGTFLWARAVLPEMAARGWGRIVNVGGQGSAATPRGPADAAASGGVASFTLALAREGAPRGVTVNAIAPAFVRSASITENLSEAQRRQALARIPAGRFGEPEEFAHAVRYLVSPLAGFVTGEILGLDGGLHLT; translated from the coding sequence ATGACCCAGCTTCAAGGCAAGGTGGCCGTGGTGACCGGGGGTGCGGGGAGCCTCGGGCTTGCAGCCGTGCGCGCGCTCCTCGAGGACGGCGCCCGTGTGGCGCTCGTGGACCTGGATGCCCTGCGCCTCGATACGCTGTCGAGGTTCCTGCGCGGCGACCGGATCGTCGTGGCCGCCGACGTCACGGATGCGTTCGCCGTTCGCGCAGCCCACGAGCGCGTTCGCGCCGAGTTCGGTCCCGTGGACATTCTGGTGAATGCCGCCGGCGCCACCTCCGAGGCTGTCGTCGCGGCCATCGACGAGGCCGCCTGGCGGCGCACCCTCGGCGCGCGCCTGGACGGCACCTTCCTATGGGCGCGCGCCGTGCTCCCGGAAATGGCCGCGCGCGGCTGGGGGCGCATCGTGAACGTGGGGGGGCAGGGCTCGGCCGCGACCCCACGCGGGCCGGCCGATGCGGCCGCTTCGGGCGGGGTCGCCTCGTTCACCCTGGCACTCGCCCGCGAAGGCGCGCCGCGCGGCGTCACGGTGAACGCCATCGCACCCGCCTTCGTTCGCTCCGCGTCCATCACGGAAAACCTCTCCGAGGCGCAGCGCCGGCAGGCGCTTGCCAGGATTCCGGCCGGGCGCTTTGGCGAGCCCGAGGAGTTCGCGCATGCCGTGCGCTACCTCGTCTCGCCCCTCGCGGGCTTCGTGACCGGGGAAATCCTGGGCCTGGACGGCGGGCTGCACCTCACCTGA
- a CDS encoding hemerythrin domain-containing protein: MPASPTEQSGAPSPGDALGTCYRCMARMLDRLERLAAEFDSSLHEAPPADAADRAGALVADIDEALAVHMGDEEKDIFPALLAAADSPARRAQAFELVSSLLVEHHELAELWHALRIPLLALGSGVAVSLPGGTAADFLQFARRHLERGELELADLMRVIGPQRSREIGVAMAQRHDDTHLRIKDCPLKP; this comes from the coding sequence ATGCCCGCTTCGCCGACCGAACAGTCCGGCGCCCCGTCCCCGGGGGACGCCCTCGGCACCTGCTACCGCTGCATGGCGCGAATGCTCGATCGCCTGGAGCGGCTCGCCGCCGAGTTCGATTCCTCCTTGCACGAAGCGCCGCCCGCGGATGCTGCGGACCGCGCCGGCGCGCTGGTTGCCGACATCGACGAGGCGCTCGCCGTGCACATGGGGGACGAGGAAAAGGACATCTTCCCGGCCCTGCTCGCGGCGGCCGATTCCCCCGCCCGCCGGGCCCAGGCCTTCGAACTGGTCTCCTCGCTGCTGGTCGAGCACCATGAACTGGCGGAGCTGTGGCACGCGCTTCGCATCCCGCTCCTCGCGCTGGGCAGCGGGGTCGCCGTCAGCCTGCCCGGCGGCACGGCCGCGGACTTCCTCCAATTCGCGCGGCGCCACCTGGAACGCGGGGAACTCGAGCTCGCCGACCTGATGCGCGTAATCGGCCCGCAAAGGTCACGCGAGATCGGCGTCGCCATGGCGCAGCGCCACGACGATACGCACCTGCGAATCAAGGACTGCCCGCTGAAGCCCTGA
- a CDS encoding COX15/CtaA family protein, which produces MDPVNALPIAAAAASPYATPGKGRRAVAFWLLACCALVFAMVVVGGATRLTHSGLSIVEWKPLVGALPPLNEAQWAETFDKYKLTPEFRLRNHDMGLEGFKSIFWWEYFHRLLGRLIGVAFFVPFLYFWLRGRLDRPLGWKLAGILLLGGLQGGMGWYMVKSGLVDDPQVSQFRLTAHLGLALLIYACMFWVAHGILRPARSGATDALRRAGLAFAVVVFAMALTGGFVAGIRAGFAYNTWPLMNGHWVPPEILLIEPWWRNFAYNMATVQFVHRTLALVVLAGAWILAWRVFASRTASKESRLAAGTLAGATLLQVVLGITTLLMAVPVGIATAHQGGAVVVLTAAVWLARTLR; this is translated from the coding sequence ATGGACCCCGTGAACGCCCTCCCGATCGCCGCGGCGGCGGCCTCCCCTTACGCGACCCCGGGCAAGGGCCGCCGGGCTGTGGCTTTCTGGCTGCTGGCCTGCTGCGCCCTGGTCTTTGCGATGGTCGTGGTGGGCGGGGCGACCCGCCTCACCCATTCCGGCCTGTCCATCGTCGAGTGGAAGCCCCTGGTGGGCGCGCTCCCGCCCCTGAACGAGGCGCAGTGGGCCGAGACCTTCGACAAGTACAAGCTCACGCCCGAGTTCAGGCTGCGCAACCACGACATGGGCCTCGAGGGGTTCAAGTCGATCTTCTGGTGGGAGTATTTCCATCGGCTGCTCGGGCGACTCATCGGCGTGGCCTTCTTCGTGCCTTTCCTCTACTTCTGGCTGCGCGGGCGGCTGGACCGGCCCCTGGGCTGGAAGCTCGCGGGCATCCTGCTGCTGGGCGGGCTGCAGGGCGGGATGGGGTGGTACATGGTGAAGAGCGGTCTGGTGGACGATCCGCAGGTGAGCCAGTTCCGGCTCACGGCACACCTGGGCCTGGCGCTGCTCATATACGCGTGCATGTTCTGGGTGGCGCATGGCATCCTGCGCCCGGCGCGGTCGGGCGCGACCGACGCACTGCGGCGCGCCGGTCTCGCCTTCGCTGTCGTCGTGTTCGCGATGGCGCTCACTGGCGGGTTCGTGGCCGGCATCCGCGCCGGCTTCGCCTACAACACCTGGCCACTCATGAACGGCCACTGGGTTCCGCCCGAGATCCTGCTGATCGAGCCGTGGTGGCGCAATTTCGCCTACAACATGGCCACCGTGCAGTTCGTGCACCGCACGCTCGCGCTCGTCGTCCTCGCGGGTGCGTGGATCCTCGCGTGGCGGGTGTTCGCCTCGCGCACCGCAAGCAAGGAATCGCGTCTTGCCGCCGGCACGCTGGCCGGTGCCACGCTGCTCCAGGTCGTGCTCGGCATCACGACGCTGCTGATGGCCGTGCCGGTCGGCATCGCCACCGCCCACCAGGGCGGCGCGGTCGTCGTCCTCACTGCGGCCGTCTGGCTCGCAAGAACCCTGCGCTGA
- a CDS encoding cytochrome C oxidase subunit II, translating to MSAIQSPPQRVWWKQPLDRVEGTWIVIAFVWCMVMFFMMPYWHVYGKQNLSNEAYRSTPEAFLAKAQAMVDKHTVRTVTEQNIPVVHPVPGADVYLVARLWQWWPVLELEEGQTYRLHIMSTDWLHGFSLQPENINIQVHPGYEHVVTMTPTKEGTYSIICNEYCGINHHTMASKLYVVKPKKQ from the coding sequence ATGAGCGCCATCCAATCCCCGCCCCAGAGAGTCTGGTGGAAGCAACCCCTCGACCGAGTCGAAGGCACCTGGATCGTCATCGCCTTCGTGTGGTGCATGGTCATGTTCTTCATGATGCCGTACTGGCACGTCTACGGTAAGCAGAACCTCTCCAACGAGGCCTACCGCTCCACGCCCGAGGCGTTCCTCGCCAAGGCGCAGGCGATGGTGGACAAGCACACCGTGCGCACCGTCACGGAGCAGAACATTCCCGTCGTGCACCCCGTGCCGGGCGCCGACGTCTATCTCGTGGCGCGCCTGTGGCAGTGGTGGCCGGTGCTGGAACTCGAGGAAGGCCAGACCTACCGCCTGCACATCATGTCCACCGACTGGCTGCACGGCTTCTCCCTGCAGCCCGAGAACATCAACATCCAGGTGCATCCCGGCTACGAGCACGTCGTGACCATGACGCCCACCAAGGAAGGCACCTACTCGATCATCTGCAACGAGTACTGCGGCATCAACCACCACACGATGGCGAGCAAGCTCTACGTCGTCAAACCGAAGAAGCAGTAG
- a CDS encoding cbb3-type cytochrome c oxidase subunit I codes for MAVNRNFRTCPSTGLVYHEPAEALIRWNAVAGVVSLLVGGVLALLVTLTRWPAVRLLPPDWFYLVLTAHGLDMLVFWIIFFEIAVLYFAASTLLKCRLATPKVAWVAFWLMIVGAITNNVAVFKGDSSVMFTSYVPMGAHPLFYLGLILFAVGALVACFVFFGTLVVGKSEKTYNGSIPLVTFGAVTAAIIAVFTIAAGAIILIPTFMWSVGLVSHIDSLMYRTVWWAFGHSSQQINVAAHVSVWYAIAAIVFGAKPMSEKVSRTAFVLYILFLQLASAHHLLADPGLTSNWKIFNTSYAMYLAVLASMVHGLTVPGAIEVAQREKGFNKGLFEWLRKAPWGNPSFSGMFMSLVGFGFLGGISGVMMGTEQLNLIIHNTIYVPGHFHATVVVGTTLAFMALTYFLIPTLFRRELMFPAMAKWQTYVYGLGMMGFSVFMMGAGTLGVPRRHWDMAFSGAVLPHEFPGTAYLMMGLMAVSGILATVGGAMFLINTVGSVFLGKKIQTPGFARVSVKDGMAPAPTPEFAAPAVPAVHGSIGIGGFVAPGTFVLAMVFLTSFILYYFVNWKYLSTVWPLK; via the coding sequence ATGGCCGTCAATCGCAATTTCCGCACCTGCCCGTCCACCGGACTCGTCTACCACGAGCCCGCCGAGGCGCTCATCCGCTGGAACGCCGTCGCCGGCGTCGTCTCGCTCCTCGTGGGCGGCGTCCTGGCCCTGCTGGTCACGCTCACGCGCTGGCCGGCGGTGAGGCTCCTGCCGCCCGACTGGTTCTACCTCGTGCTCACCGCGCATGGCCTGGACATGCTGGTGTTCTGGATCATCTTCTTCGAGATCGCGGTGCTCTACTTCGCCGCCTCGACGCTGCTCAAGTGCCGCCTGGCGACGCCGAAGGTGGCCTGGGTGGCCTTCTGGCTGATGATCGTGGGCGCGATCACGAACAACGTCGCCGTGTTCAAGGGCGATTCCAGCGTCATGTTCACGTCCTACGTGCCGATGGGGGCTCACCCGCTCTTCTACCTCGGGCTCATCCTCTTCGCCGTGGGCGCGCTCGTCGCCTGCTTCGTGTTCTTCGGCACGCTCGTCGTGGGCAAGTCGGAGAAGACCTACAACGGCTCGATCCCGCTGGTGACCTTCGGCGCCGTGACCGCGGCGATCATCGCGGTATTCACCATCGCCGCGGGCGCCATCATCCTGATACCGACCTTCATGTGGTCCGTGGGGCTGGTCTCGCACATCGACTCCCTCATGTACCGCACGGTCTGGTGGGCGTTCGGGCACTCCTCGCAGCAGATCAACGTCGCCGCGCACGTGTCCGTGTGGTACGCGATCGCCGCCATCGTCTTCGGCGCCAAGCCGATGAGCGAGAAGGTGAGCCGCACGGCCTTCGTGCTCTACATCCTGTTCCTGCAGCTCGCGAGCGCGCACCACCTGCTCGCCGACCCGGGCCTCACCTCCAACTGGAAGATCTTCAACACCAGCTACGCGATGTACCTCGCCGTGCTCGCCTCCATGGTGCACGGCCTCACGGTGCCGGGCGCGATCGAGGTGGCGCAGCGCGAGAAGGGCTTCAACAAGGGCCTTTTCGAGTGGCTGAGGAAGGCCCCGTGGGGCAATCCCAGCTTCTCGGGCATGTTCATGTCGCTCGTGGGCTTCGGCTTCCTGGGCGGGATCTCGGGCGTCATGATGGGCACCGAGCAGTTGAACCTCATCATCCACAACACGATCTACGTGCCGGGCCACTTCCACGCGACGGTGGTCGTGGGAACCACGCTCGCCTTCATGGCGCTCACGTACTTCCTGATCCCGACCCTTTTCCGGCGCGAACTGATGTTCCCGGCGATGGCCAAGTGGCAGACCTACGTCTATGGCCTGGGCATGATGGGATTCTCGGTCTTCATGATGGGCGCCGGAACGCTCGGCGTGCCGCGCCGCCATTGGGACATGGCCTTTTCCGGCGCGGTCCTGCCGCACGAGTTCCCCGGCACGGCCTATCTCATGATGGGCCTCATGGCGGTCTCGGGCATCCTCGCGACCGTGGGCGGCGCGATGTTCCTCATCAACACGGTGGGGTCGGTGTTCCTCGGCAAGAAGATCCAGACGCCGGGCTTCGCCCGCGTGTCGGTGAAGGATGGCATGGCCCCGGCGCCGACGCCGGAATTCGCGGCGCCCGCAGTCCCCGCGGTGCACGGCTCCATCGGCATCGGCGGTTTCGTGGCGCCGGGCACCTTCGTGCTGGCGATGGTGTTCCTCACGTCTTTCATCCTCTACTACTTCGTGAACTGGAAGTACCTGTCGACCGTCTGGCCGCTGAAGTAG
- the cyoE gene encoding protoheme IX farnesyltransferase, producing MNSRVKLFFDLFKLRIGFAIGLTALAGALAVPGRQAGAWQVALLVACVIAASAAAGAFNQYVERDLDARMGRTRGRAFVTGQLKHGPFWLGVIGLMLALAVCAAAVAVNAVAALFVFLGAFFYGVVYTVILKRRTWMNIVIGGLAGSFAVLAGATAVTPGEIGPVAASLAWVLFLWTPPHFWSLAIAFQDDYRAAGVPMLPVVVGEARAARVVLGGTVVLVASSFLPLLFGLGTLYAAGAIAGGLLFLRGAARLAADPSRTTAMGSFHASLAQLSLLLIGVIADAAWRA from the coding sequence ATGAACAGCCGCGTGAAACTCTTCTTCGACCTGTTCAAGCTCCGCATCGGCTTCGCGATCGGGCTCACCGCCCTGGCGGGGGCCCTCGCGGTCCCCGGCCGGCAGGCAGGCGCTTGGCAGGTGGCGCTCCTGGTCGCGTGCGTCATCGCCGCTTCGGCGGCGGCAGGCGCGTTCAACCAGTACGTCGAGCGCGACCTCGATGCGCGCATGGGACGCACGCGCGGCCGCGCCTTCGTCACCGGCCAGCTCAAGCACGGGCCGTTCTGGCTCGGCGTGATCGGCCTCATGCTGGCGCTTGCCGTGTGCGCTGCGGCGGTCGCCGTGAATGCCGTCGCCGCCCTGTTCGTGTTCCTGGGCGCCTTCTTCTACGGCGTCGTCTATACGGTCATCCTCAAGCGGCGCACGTGGATGAACATCGTGATCGGGGGCCTCGCCGGCAGCTTCGCGGTGCTCGCCGGGGCGACCGCCGTCACCCCGGGCGAGATCGGCCCCGTGGCCGCCTCGCTCGCCTGGGTGCTGTTCCTCTGGACGCCGCCGCACTTCTGGAGCCTCGCCATCGCCTTCCAGGACGACTACCGCGCCGCGGGCGTGCCGATGCTTCCGGTGGTCGTGGGCGAGGCCCGCGCGGCCCGGGTCGTGCTCGGCGGCACCGTCGTGCTCGTCGCCTCATCCTTCCTGCCGCTCCTCTTCGGCCTGGGCACCCTCTATGCGGCCGGCGCGATCGCCGGCGGACTCCTGTTCCTGCGCGGGGCCGCGCGCCTTGCGGCCGATCCTTCCCGCACCACGGCGATGGGGAGCTTCCATGCCTCCCTCGCCCAGCTCTCGCTCCTGCTCATCGGCGTGATCGCGGACGCGGCCTGGCGGGCCTAG